The Magnolia sinica isolate HGM2019 chromosome 10, MsV1, whole genome shotgun sequence genome includes a window with the following:
- the LOC131257346 gene encoding protein trichome birefringence-like 19 has translation MSSPLSSSVSSPSVSPPPPPPLPSSSSSSSNDVNNSTVAITRSDKKCDIFKGEWVPNPDAPYYTNTTCGFIPDQQNCMKFGRPDTAFLKWRWKPNGCDLPIFNPAHFLDLVRGKSMAFVGDSVGRNQMQSLICLLSRVDHPIDISNTTDDRFKTWLYANYNFTLASFWSPFLVKTKEPDPNNNHPVGLLNLYLDEFDEKWTAQIDRFNYVIISAGHWFFRPVMFYEGGHVVGCSICQHKNITDLTTYYGSRKAFQTAFRAINGHDRFNGTTFLRTFSPAHFENGPWNRGGYCMRTRPFRSNESRQEWFYRELYKTQVEEFRIAKEEGRKRDVRFRLLDSTEAMSMRPDGHPNRYGHSQHVRVGNDCVHWCLPGPIDTWNDMLLEMMRMDGGRSSDEKYSSRELRTR, from the exons ATGTCATCTCCATTATCATCATCGGTATCATCTCCCTCGgtgtcaccaccaccaccaccaccattaccatcatcatcatcatcatcatcaaatgaTGTGAACAATTCAACGGTGGCGATCACAAGATCAGATAAAAAATGTGATATTTTTAAGGGCGAATGGGTACCGAATCCCGACGCCCCATATTACACTAACACAACTTGTGGGTTCATCCCTGACCAACAAAATTGTATGAAATTTGGGCGGCCCGACACCGCCTTCTTGAAATGGAGGTGGAAGCCCAACGGCTGCGATCTACCGATCTTCAACCCAGCCCACTTCTTGGATCTTGTTAGAGGGAAGTCCATGGCTTTTGTTGGTGACTCCGTGGGAAGAAACCAAATGCAGTCCTTGATTTGCCTCTTATCAAGG GTGGACCATCCAATAGACATTTCCAACACAACAGATGACAGATTCAAAACCTGGCTATACGCAAATTACAACTTTACCCTTGCATCTTTCTGGTCACCATTTCTAGTAAAAACCAAAGAACCTGATCCAAACAACAATCACCCCGTGGGCCTCCTCAATCTCTACCTCGACGAATTTGATGAGAAATGGACGGCCCAGATCGACCGATTCAACTACGTGATCATCTCAGCCGGACACTGGTTCTTCCGTCCAGTCATGTTCTACGAGGGTGGGCACGTCGTCGGATGCAGCATCTGCCAACACAAGAATATAACCGACCTGACCACGTATTATGGATCCCGCAAAGCGTTCCAGACCGCATTCCGAGCAATCAACGGCCACGATCGCTTCAATGGGACTACGTTTTTAAGGACGTTCTCACCGGCCCACTTTGAAAATGGGCCATGGAATCGAGGAGGGTATTGTATGAGAACAAGGCCATTCAGGAGCAATGAAAGTAGGCAGGAATGGTTTTACAGGGAGCTGTACAAGACCCAAGTGGAGGAATTTAGGATAGCAAAAGAAGAAGGGAGGAAGAGAGATGTGCGGTTCAGATTGCTTGATAGTACTGAAGCTATGTCCATGAGGCCAGATGGACATCCCAATCGGTACGGACACTCGCAACATGTGCGTGTAGGCAATGACTGTGTGCACTGGTGCTTGCCGGGTCCGATTGACACGTGGAATGATATGTTGCTTGAGATGATGAGGATGGACGGTGGGAGATCTTCTGATGAGAAGTATAGTAGTAGAGAGCTAAGAACTAGATAG